A single bacterium DNA region contains:
- a CDS encoding ferrous iron transport protein A, with product MESLIKAIPGKYRIIKITTSYKVAQRRLMTLGIFEGDEIELVKSSPGPIIIEKKGTRIGIAQDLASCILVENISENKKQ from the coding sequence ATGGAATCCCTTATAAAAGCAATACCCGGAAAATATAGAATAATAAAGATAACGACCTCATATAAAGTGGCTCAACGACGGCTTATGACATTGGGTATATTTGAAGGTGATGAAATTGAACTTGTAAAATCCTCCCCTGGTCCTATAATTATTGAGAAGAAAGGGACAAGAATCGGAATAGCACAGGACCTTGCATCATGTATATTGGTAGAAAACATTTCAGAAAATAAAAAACAATGA
- the feoB gene encoding ferrous iron transport protein B, whose translation MKEKLIILTGNPNTGKTTIFNALTGLHQKTGNWPGVTVEIKEGYFIYEGVQYKVIDLPGTYSLTSFTEDEKIARDVLVKEKADVVVVIVDASNLERNLYLVTLLLELEQKVIVDLNMYDIARERGIAIDVSYMEKLLGTKCVITVGSKKTGIEALKKGIYEVSTDEKPNPPIKITYGKEVEEAISQIEGMVRDIVSPYPLRFFAIRLLENDQEIWSYIRDNNLYKGLKKLIEDIYSRMPDIETKLIEKRYGFIHGLTEECIRRTEIMEDKIELTNKLDRLFTHPFYGTICFFFFIWVTFNIVFNWGSPFTNLLEGLFSFTAINLSRTLTAMNFPKWIVSLLTDGIIGGVGSVLVFLPNIFLLFFIFSGLEDSGYMARAAFVTDRLMHRIGLHGKSAISMILGFGCNVPAIMSTRTLETKKDRILTILTIPFMSCSARLPVYLLFTGIFFQNHRGSILFSLYLIGIFFGLLTAKIFKKVCFKEETPPTIMELPLYHTPDIRNMLISAWERSYLFVRKAGTIIFAGVIIIWLLSYFPLSSSYASETSFIGIIGKKLSVLLRPAGFGYWQAAVALLFGLVAKELVVGTLGTIFGGEIALSSALSNMFTPLSAYAFMLMTLLYIPCIATIAVIKHEAGVKWAIIATLWSILIGWLVATMFYQSFRLY comes from the coding sequence ATGAAAGAAAAACTTATTATACTTACAGGAAATCCAAATACAGGAAAAACCACTATATTTAATGCCCTTACAGGACTTCACCAGAAAACAGGAAACTGGCCAGGTGTCACTGTAGAAATCAAAGAAGGATATTTTATATATGAAGGGGTACAATATAAGGTTATAGACCTTCCAGGCACATATTCTCTTACATCATTTACGGAAGATGAAAAAATCGCAAGGGATGTTCTTGTAAAAGAAAAAGCAGATGTGGTTGTGGTTATTGTAGATGCATCAAATCTTGAGAGGAATCTCTATCTCGTCACACTGCTTCTTGAACTTGAACAAAAGGTAATTGTTGACCTTAATATGTATGATATTGCGAGAGAAAGAGGGATAGCAATTGATGTTAGTTATATGGAAAAACTATTAGGAACAAAGTGTGTGATAACCGTAGGCAGTAAAAAGACAGGGATAGAGGCACTTAAGAAAGGTATATATGAAGTATCAACAGATGAAAAACCAAACCCACCAATAAAAATAACCTATGGTAAAGAAGTGGAAGAAGCAATATCTCAAATTGAAGGTATGGTCAGAGATATAGTATCTCCTTATCCTTTAAGATTCTTTGCTATCAGATTACTTGAGAATGACCAGGAGATCTGGTCTTATATAAGGGATAACAACCTCTATAAGGGGTTGAAAAAACTCATTGAAGATATCTACAGCCGCATGCCTGATATAGAAACAAAACTTATAGAAAAAAGATATGGATTTATCCATGGACTTACAGAAGAATGTATAAGAAGAACAGAAATTATGGAAGATAAGATAGAACTCACCAATAAATTAGACCGTTTATTCACCCATCCTTTTTATGGCACTATATGTTTTTTCTTTTTCATATGGGTTACATTCAACATTGTTTTCAACTGGGGAAGTCCTTTTACAAATCTACTTGAAGGCCTGTTTTCCTTTACAGCAATAAACCTTTCAAGAACACTTACTGCAATGAACTTTCCAAAATGGATTGTTTCTCTTCTCACAGATGGTATTATAGGTGGAGTCGGTTCAGTTCTCGTATTCCTCCCTAATATATTCCTTTTGTTTTTCATTTTTTCTGGTCTGGAGGACTCTGGATATATGGCACGTGCTGCATTTGTCACAGACCGACTTATGCACAGGATAGGTCTTCATGGTAAAAGTGCTATATCTATGATATTGGGCTTTGGCTGTAATGTTCCTGCCATAATGTCTACGAGAACTCTGGAAACCAAAAAAGACAGGATATTAACCATACTTACTATACCTTTTATGAGTTGTTCTGCACGGCTTCCTGTATATCTTTTATTTACGGGTATATTTTTCCAGAATCACCGTGGGTCTATTCTCTTTTCGCTATATTTAATAGGCATCTTTTTCGGACTGCTTACTGCAAAGATATTCAAAAAGGTATGTTTTAAAGAAGAGACCCCTCCTACTATTATGGAACTTCCTCTTTATCATACTCCGGATATAAGAAATATGCTTATCTCTGCATGGGAACGTTCCTATCTATTTGTGAGAAAAGCAGGAACAATAATTTTTGCTGGAGTTATCATAATCTGGCTTTTAAGTTATTTTCCTCTTTCTTCCTCTTATGCGAGCGAAACAAGTTTTATAGGAATTATCGGTAAGAAACTATCTGTTTTATTAAGACCCGCTGGTTTTGGATACTGGCAGGCAGCAGTTGCTCTTTTATTTGGACTCGTTGCTAAAGAACTCGTTGTGGGAACGCTCGGAACTATATTTGGAGGAGAGATAGCACTTTCCAGTGCACTATCTAATATGTTTACTCCACTTTCTGCTTATGCCTTTATGTTGATGACACTACTCTATATACCCTGTATAGCAACCATTGCAGTAATAAAACATGAAGCAGGTGTAAAGTGGGCTATAATAGCAACTCTATGGTCTATATTGATTGGCTGGCTTGTGGCTACTATGTTCTATCAGAGTTTCCGACTGTATTAG